A stretch of the Marasmius oreades isolate 03SP1 chromosome 8, whole genome shotgun sequence genome encodes the following:
- a CDS encoding uncharacterized protein (BUSCO:EOG09261UPM): MARKPPSVSSHKPKRNNGSTNKKKFDAAGYAKRHSRKAAKAAHGQDDNDVYEYTPEKSRRSKIGLDLDRDEEAGTGIGNVGDEGMEMEMEDMRMKVRLLEEGDKVDTDDENEEIDSDAAFEESDEERFAGFFSSKKKVKPSKKKTRVRFAEVNLNEDEDMVEQDDGSGPSDEEEEESGEDDEFIDVLDILDGRGEPLNDDDEATTSPDRPRASKSSIDGNKDSGSQDEQDEDDEDQDDNISISLSDAEEEATGALEELQDFVSSLDPSSSKKRRADDEPSSTSESVSRPKKRRIIKEQTEAGEENEFRTKGAGLTLTDLLAPLSGNATAAFEKSVKVLQQTSSTSKKKPQTLSAPLPQRTQERLDRAAAYEQTKEEVQKWSATMKRIQEADHLSFPLQPKETQGRVSNLELAAKFKPTTALESTISNLLTSANLATDVSVLQTEENMLKANELSVEEVAERRKELRKMRELMFRAEVKAKRVKKIKSKVYRRIKRKERERGDNELDVDVDEEEARLRHETERARERATLRHKNTGKWAKSVTKRGGYGEDEGDDDGVRGGRQEIEDMLARGEQLRRKIAGKDGDSGESESGSDEDKDEDDDVRGAFDELKALREEPLEQDEDGGKERKSGTIFDMKFMRDAEARKQQQANAMVDDFIREMGQDLGHEDSIGNVGEASGGGVLVSRTGGRMVYRPGAPVTSSTMVGSTIEKAPSEGSSTLKSATDLSSAPPSPIVSTVSNVRPLLSQQSEAGISSGDPPNPWLVPAEARGAKAPRKKNEVVVEKDSSVMSKSKNKLKKQAKKAEIDKAKAKDDAVVEIQTDTILSATAKGKAKAPSSAEEGDDDSDVNSEVDAQEAALLKKGKKGKGPTAFEQRDLVARAFAGDSVVKDFEEAKRREIAMDAPKEVDTTLPGWGSWGGSGTKKAPPKPHLIKKVAGVDPKTRADYKKSHVIISERRDKKAAKYLVNDLPYPYTSKAQYERRMEQPLGPEWNTRVGFQRGTLPKVVKKMGTVIDPLEKLF; this comes from the exons GGACCGGGATGAAGAGGCAGGAACAGGGATTGGGAATGTAGGTGATGAGGGtatggagatggagatggaggatATGCGAATGAAAGTCAGGCTTTTGGAAGAGGGTGATAAAGTAGACACCGACGACGAGAACGAGGAGATTGACAGTGATGCTGCGTTTGAGGAGAGTGACGAGGAACGGTTTGCTGGGTTCTTCTCGAGCAAG aagaaagtcaagccctcgaagaagaagacccGGGTCCGCTTTGCGGAGGTCAATCTtaatgaagatgaggacaTGGTGGAGCAGGACGATGGCTCAGGGCCAAgcgatgaggaggaggaggaatctGGAGAAGACGATGAGTTTATCGACGTCCTTGATATTCTGGATGGTAGAGGGGAACCCTtgaacgacgacgacgaggccACTACGAGCCCCGATAGGCCCCGCGCCTCAAAGTCGAGTATTGATGGAAATAAGGATAGCGGCAGTCAAGACGAgcaagatgaagacgacgaagaccAAGATGACAATATCTCGATATCACTCTCTGACGCCGAAGAGGAAGCAACAGGCGCCCTTGAGGAGCTTCAAGATTTTGTCTCTTCCTTAGATCCCTCATCCTCCAAAAAACGCCGAGCCGATGACGAACCCTCCTCAACTTCAGAATCCGTCTCACGGCCCAAGAAACGACGAATAATCAAGGAGCAAACAGAGGCTGGCGAAGAGAATGAATTTAGGACCAAGGGAGCAG GCCTTACTCTTACGGATCTCCTTGCCCCACTCTCCGGTAATGCGACTGCTGCATTCGAAAAATCCGTGAAAGTGCTTCAACAGACAAGCTCTACCAGCAAAAAGAAACCACAAACACTCTCCGCACCCCTTCCTCAGCGTACACAAGAACGACTTGATCGTGCGGCAGCGTACGAGCAAACTAAAGAGGAAGTCCAGAAATGGAGTGCGACGATGAAACGAATACAAGAGGCTGACCATCTGAGCTTCCCACTTCAACCCAAGGAAACTCAAGGACGGGTATCCAATCTGGAATTAGCCGCTAAATTTAAA CCAACAACTGCCCTCGAATCTACAATATCGAACCTTCTAACCTCGGCTAACCTCGCAACTGACGTTTCAGTTCTCCAAACAGAGGAGAACATGCTCAAGGCGAATGAACTCTCGGTCGAAGAAGTTGCCGAGCGACGAAAGGAACTACGCAAAATGCGTGAATTAATGTTCCGTGCTGAAGTGAAGGCAAAGCGGGTTAAGAAAATCAAGAGCAAGGTTTATCGGCGTATCAAACggaaggaaagggaaagggggGACAACGAACTTGATGTGGACgttgatgaggaggaggcgaGACTGCGACACGAGACTGAGCGTGCCCGGGAACGTGCAACTCTCAGACACAAGAATACTGGCAAATGGGCGAAATCTGTAACGAAGCGGGGAGGGTATGGTGAAGATGAAGGGGACGATGATGGCGTACGAGGTGGTAGACAGGAAATTGAGGATATGTTGGCTAGAGGAGAACAGCTCCGTAGAAAGATTGCTGGGAAGGATGGCGATAGTGGAGAAAGTGAAAGTGGTAGTGATGAAGAcaaagacgaggatgacgatgTTCGTGGGGCGTTTGATGAGCTGAAAGCACTCAGAGAGGAACCACTTGAACAGGACGAGGACGGGGGGAAGGAACGGAAGAGTGGGACAATATTTGATATGAAGTTTATGAGGGATGCCGAAGCTAGGAAACAGCAACAGGCCAATGCCATGGTCGACGACTTTATTCGGGAGATGGGCCAGGATTTGGGGCATGAAGACAGTATTGGAAATGTAGGAGAAGCATCCGGAGGCGGCGTTTTGGTCTCTCGCACTGGTGGTAGAATGGTCTACCGTCCAGGTGCTCCTGTAACA TCTTCGACTATGGTCGGCAGCACAATCGAAAAGGCACCTTCAGAGGGAAGCTCTACCCTTAAATCCGCTACCGACCTCTCTTCCGCACCTCCCTCGCCGATCGTCTCCACAGTTTCAAATGTGCGAccccttctttctcagcAATCCGAAGCAGGCATCTCCTCCGGCGATCCGCCAAATCCTTGGTTAGTACCTGCTGAAGCCCGGGGTGCAAAAGCGCCACGGAAGAAGAACGAGGTCGTCGTCGAAAAAGATAGCTCTGTAATGAGCAAATCCAAAAATAAGCTAAAGAAACAGGCCAAGAAGGCAGAAATTGACAAGGCCAAAGCAAAGGACGACGCGGTGGTCGAGATCCAAACAGACACCATTCTGAGTGCTACCGCTAAAGGAAAGGCCAAAGCACCTTCAAGTGCCGAAGAGGGCGATGATGATTCGGACGTTAATAGCGAGGTCGATGCTCAGGAAGCGGCGCTGTtaaagaagggaaagaaggGTAAAGGGCCCACCGCGTTTGAACAGAGGGATCTTGTTGCCCGTGCTTTCGCTGGGGACAGTGTTGTGAAG GACTTTGAAGAAGCTAAGCGGCGAGAAATCGCGATGGATGCTCCCAAAGAAGTCGATACTACATTACCTGGTTGG GGTTCTTGGGGTGGAAGTGGCACTAAGAAAGCAcctccaaaaccacaccTTATCAAGAAAGTTGCTGGTGTGGATCCCAAAACTCGAGCTGACTACAAAAAATCCCATGTCATCATCTCGGAGAGACGAGATAAGAAAGCGGCTAAATACCTAGTCAATGACTTACCGTACCCGTACACGAGCAAGGCGCAGTACGAACGTCGAATGGAACAGCCATTGGGTCCGGAGTGGAACACAAGGGTTGGTTTCCAGAGAGGCACATTACCGAAAGTCGTCAAGAAG ATGGGCACTGTTATTGACCCGTTGGAAAAGTTGTTTTGA
- a CDS encoding uncharacterized protein (BUSCO:EOG09263CLY), producing MSSSTDINPRRLVGITAERATNVSNAEFPGHYPGEDHSWDLQKFYENTTVRVTKLSNRSIEFDIIGVDASIANAFRRIMLAEVPTVAIERVYVFDNTSIIQDEVLAHRIGLVPLNVDPGIMDYRDPNDETLATDRNTIVFKVDLTCTRNPSVPKGSSEDPAVLYTNHEFLSSHLVWQPAGEQETVFAEVDKPGSTNPNIVLAKLRPGQSINMELHAVKGVGKDHAKFNPVATASYRLHPNIVLKGDIPPDRIEALKKCFAPGVVRVNSLTGKPYIDREAMRGDYVTREVLRHPDLADKVELSRIRDHFIFGVETEGAYKPEALLPEAIKVMRSKISTMKAAAEALLEVKRQEDVTMGES from the exons atgtcttcctctaccGACATCAATCCTCGAAGACTCGTCGGAATAACAGCAGAGCGGGCAACAAACGTCTCCAATGCTGAGTTTCCCGGTCATTATCCTGGAGAAGACCACTCTTGGGATCTACAAAAATTTTATGAA AATACGACCGTTCGTGTAACAAAACTATCCAACCGGTCGATTGAATTTGACATTATCGGTGTGGACGCTTCGATAGCGAATGCGTTTAGGAGGATAATGCTTGCAGAG GTACCCACAGTTGCGATAGAACGAGTATACGTGTTTGACAACACTTCCATTATTCAAGACGAAGTTCTAGCCCACCGAATAGGCTTGGTACCGTTGAATGTAGATCCGGGTATTATGGATTATAGGGATC CCAACGACGAAACTCTAGCAACAGATCGCAACACTATCGTTTTCAAAGTAGACTTGACATGTACCAGAAACCCTTCCGTACCCAAAGGCAGCAGCGAAGACCCAGCGGTCTTATATACCAACCACGAATTCCTTTCTTCACATCTAGTCTGGCAGCCAGCAGGAGAACAAGAAACCGTTTTTGCTGAAGTCGATAAACCAGGATCTACGAATCCCAACATCGTCCTAGCGAAACTCAGACCTGGCCAGTCGATAAATATGGAGCTACATGCTGTAAAGGGGGTTGGGAAGGATCATGCAAAGTTTAATCCTGTCG CAACTGCATCTTACCGCCTTCATCCAAACATCGTCCTAAAAGGAGACATACCTCCCGATCGAATCGAAGCACTCAAAAAATGCTTTGCCCCCGGTGTAGTCCGCGTGAATTCCCTCACGGGAAAACCTTACATCGACAGAGAAGCAATGCGCGGAGATTATGTCACTAGGGAGGTTCTCCGTCATCCAGATCTTGCGGATAAAGTCGAGCTTTCCCGGATACGAGATCATTTTATTT TCGGTGTCGAAACAGAAGGTGCATATAAGCCTGAAGCCCTTCTACCCGAGGCTATCAAAGTCATGCGATCAAAAATATCAACGATGAAGGCAGCTGCTGAAGCGCTGTTGGAAGTAAAGCGGCAAGAGGACGTGACGATGGGGGAATCGTAG